DNA from Stenotrophomonas acidaminiphila:
AGCATGCGCTGGAACGCAATCTGCTCGCGCGGCAGCAATTCCATGATGCCGGGCGGGGTACGGGGCTTGATCACGGGCGAAACTCCTGCAAACAGTGGGGGTGAGCGGACGCCAATTCTAGCGCCACGCCGCCCGCGCCGACCGCATGAAGTATCATGCGCCCACCTCCCCCGCTGCGACGCCATGACCCGGTCCGTCCCCGGTTCCGAGCCAAACTCCGTACCGACCCCCGTTTCCGATGGAAGCGGCGCGCGCGAGTGCCTGCACTGCTCGGTGCGGCACCTGTCGGTGTGCTCGGCACTGTCCTGCGACGAGGTGCGGGCACTGGAGCAGATCACCACCTCCATGCCGGTGCCGATGGGGGCCACCCTGGCCCGCAGTGGCGAGCCGCGCGCGCATGTGTTCACGGTGACCGAGGGCGCGCTGCGGCTGGTGCGCACGCTGGCCGATGGCCGCCGCCAGGTCAACGGCTTCGTGCTGCCCGGCGACTACGTCGGCCTGAGCGGCAGCGACCACCACCGCTACGATATCGAGGCCATCGCCGACAGCCGGGTATGCCGGGTGCCGACCACGCAGATGCGCGACCTGCGCCAGCGCTACCCGCACCTGGAACGCAAGCTGCTGCAACGCGCCTGCCAGGAACTGGATGCCGCGCAGGACAATGCCTTGGCGCTGGCGCGGCTGCAGCCGCCGGAACGGCTGGCCGACTTCCTGCTGCGACTGGCCGCGCGCGAGGCCGCGCTGGGCCAGGTCGGCAACCGCGTAGCGCTGCCGATGGGCCGCGGCGACATCGCCGACCACCTGGGCCTGACCATGGAAACGGTCAGCCGCACCTTCACCAAGCTGCGCCAGCAGGGGCTGATCGCCCTGCCGCAGCTGAACGTGGTCGAGATCCTCGATTTCACCGGCCTGCAGACACTGGCCAACGACGACCTGGGCTGAGCCCGGACGGCGTTTGACGTCACCCGCCCCGGCCCTGCAAGCTGGGCGCGACCGCCGCGCCACCGCCGGCGGCTGACCCGGGAGGCCTCATGTCGCGCCCTATCGCCACACTGCTCTCGATCGCCATCGGCATTGGTTTCATGCTGCTGGTCCTCAACGCCTGGCCGGCCATCGCCGCCCATAACACGCTCCCCACCCGGCTCGCACAGGCCGGGCTGTCCGGCAACGCGTGGTACGCCGCATTGACCGTGCAGGACTTCGTGCTCAACGTACTGCTCGCGCTGCCCGCGGCGTGGCTGCTGCGGCGACTGGGCCGCGAGCGGCTGCGCTTTCATTGCGCGCTGGCGACGCTGACGTTCGCCACCGCATTCACGGCGGCGGCCGGGCTGCCGGTGTTCGCAGCCGGGGGCTTCGTCATCGCCGGCTGGCTGCTGATGCTGGCTGCGCTGCCGGTGGCGACCTGGCTGCTGGGCCTGTCGGGGCGCAACCGGCACCGTCCGGCCGGCCGCCTGCCGCGTCCGCGCGCCGCCTGAGGCCACGGGCCAGCCTGGCGCCATTTTCGCCACACCGGGGCCAACGCCCGCCGCCGCTGGCGCGGCGGGCACTTGTCCACAGGCTTTCCTCGCCACGCTCCACATCCGCTGTGGACAACGCGACGACCGCACGCATCAGCGCAGCAGCGCGTCGCGCAGCGCGGCGTACTCCGGCGCGCAGGGCTCGGCCTGGGCCGGGCGCCGCAGCAGTTCGGCCAGTGCCGGCGGCACCGCCACCTCGCGGCCGATCAGCGGCTCGACCACGGCCTCGAACTTGGCCGGATGCGCCGTCGCCACCACCGCCCAGTGCTCGTGCGCGGCAGCCTCGCCGCTGGCGCGCAGCTGCTCCAGCACCCGCACCGCGGTAGCGGTATGCGGGCACAGCACCTCGCCATGCCGCTGGTGGCGCGTGGCGATGGTGTCGGCGATGGCGTCGTCATCGACCGCGCGCGCGACGAACTGGGCACGCAGCACGGCGTCGTCGCCGGCATGCAGCCAGCGCAGCCGCTCGAAGTTGCTGGGCGCGCCGACATCCATGGCGTTGGCCAGCGTGGCCACGCTGGTACGGGCCTGGTAAGCGGCACCGGCGAAGTAGTCCGGCAGCACGCGGTTGGCGTTGGTGGCCAGCACGATGCGGCCCAACGGCACGCCCAGCGCACGCGCCATGACCGCGGCCATGGCGTTGCCGAGGTTGCCGGTGGGGACGACGACGTTCAGCAGCGTGTTCTGTGCGGCCTGGTGGGCCAGCGCCGCGTGGGCGTAGTACGCCATCTGCGGCAGCAGGCGGCCGAGGCTGATGCTGTTGGCCGAGCTCAATGGCACCCGCGCCTGCAGCTCGGGGTCGTTCAACGCCTGCTTGACCATGGCCTGGCAATCGTCGAACGCGCCGGCCACGCGCAGCGCGCGGATGTTGCCGCCCAGGCAGCCCAGCTGGTGCGCCTGGCGCGGCGACACCCGTCCGTCCGGGTACAGCACCACCACCTCCAGCCCGGGCTGCCCATGGAACGCGGCGGCGACGGCCGCGCCGGTGTCGCCGGAGGTCGCGACCACGATGGTCAACGGGCGCTCGTGGCCGGCACGCAGCCGCGACAGGCTGGCGGCCAGGAAGCGCGCGCCGAAATCCTTGAACGCGGCCGTGGGGCCGTGGAACAGCTCGAGCACGTGATCGTTGCGGGTGGCCAGGCGGCGCAATGGCGCGGGGAAATCGAAGGCCTCGGCGCAGATCCGCGGCAGCTCCGGCTCCAGTCCGTCGCCGGCGAAGAATGGCTGCAGCAGCGTGGATGCGGTATCGGCCAGCGAAGCGCCCGCCTGCAGGGTCCGGGGCGCCGGCATCTGCTGCGGCACGTAGAGACCGCCATCGGGCGCAAGGCCGGCGGCGATGGCCTGGCTGAGCGTGGCGGCGGGTGCGTTGTTGCGGGTGGAGATGAAGTGCATTGGGAGAGGATTCCGTGAAAGCGCCCCGCGGGAGGGCGGGGATTCAAAGCAGGCGCGCGCCCGGGCTGTCCAGCGGCGTCACCCAGCTCTGGCTGTCGAAGCCGGCAGCGGCGAAAGCGGCCCGCACCTCCGCTGCGGCGGCCTGCGCGGCTTCGGCGGTCTCGAACCATGCGAACACGCTGGGGCCGGCGCCGGAAATGCTCGCGCCCATGGCGCCGGCCGCCAGTGCCGCCTGCTGGGCGGCGGCGAAGCCGGCGATCAGCGGGGCGCGGCGCGGCTCGACCAGCACATCGCGCAGGCCCGCGCGGACCAGCCCGGCGTCGCCGGCATGGCAACCGGCCAGCACCAGCGCCAGGTTGGTGCTCTGCGCGACGAATTCCCCGAGCGCATAGCTTCCCTGCAGCGCCGCGCGCGCGCGACGGGTTTCCAGCTGCGCATCCGGATGCACCAGCAGGCTGTGCCAGTTTGGCGGCACCGGCACCGGCACCAGCCGCTCCAGGGTGGACAGTACCAGTCCGCCCAGGAACATCGGCCCGAGGTTGTCGCCATGGCGGCTGCCACTGGCCACGGCCTCGCCGTCGAGCGCATGCAGGTACAGCTGGTCCCGGCCCAACGGCGCATCCAGCAGCGCATTGGCCGCGACCAGCGCGGCCACGCACGAGGCCGCCGAGCCGCCCATGCCGGAACTGAGCGGGATGCCCTTGTCGATCTCGATCTCGAACCCGAACGGCAGCGCCAGTGCCTGCCGCAGCGCGATCAGCGCCGCGCCGGCGGTGTTGGCCGCCGCCTGTCTGGGCAGGTCCACGGCGGTGCCGCGGATCGCCGCGATGCGGACCTCCGGGGCGTCGATGCGGCGCACCGTCACCGTATCGCCGACACCGGCCACGGCATAGCCGAGCAGGTCGAATCCGACCGCCACGTTCGCCACCGAGGCCGGGGCGAAGGCGCGCGCCTCGTCCCGGCCGGCGGCGGACTGCATTGCCTGCCTGCTCACAGTCGCGCCCCCTCCCCGCAGCCACCCGCAGCACGTCGGCGAACACCCCGGCGGCCGTCACTTCCGGGCCAGCGCCCGGCCCCTGCACCACCAGCGGATTGTCACAGTAGCGGCGGGTGCGGAACTGCACCACGTTGTCGGTCAGGCGCAGATTGGCGAAGGCATGATCGCCGGGCAGTTCGACCAGGCCGACCGTGGGCCGCTGCCCGGGCTCGAAACGCGCGACATAGCGCAACACATTGCCGCGCCCGCGGGCGTCGGCCAGGCGCTGGTCGAAGCCGGCATCGACCTCGTGCAGGCGCGCCATGAAGGCTTCCACGCCGCCCTGCTGCAGGTCCGCGGGCACCAGCCCCTCCACCGCCACGTCCTCCAGGCTGAGCGCGTGCCCAGCCTCGCGCGCCAGGATCACCAGCTTGCGCGCCACGTCCACCCCGGACAGGTCGTCGCGCGGATCCGGCTCGGTGTAGCCCATCGCCCGCGCCTGCGCGACCAGCTGCGAGAACGGCACGCTGCCGTCGTATTTGTTGAACAGCCAGGCCAGCGTGCCGGAGAAGATGCCGGCGATCGCCGTCACCTCGTCGCCGGTATCGACCAGGTCGCGCAGGGTGGTGATGACCGGCAACCCGGCCCCCACGGTCGCCTCGTAACGGAAACGCGCGCCGGTGGCGGTGGTCGCCTCGCGGATCGCCTGGTAGCGCGCCAGCGGGCCGGAACCGGCCTGCTTGTTGGGCGTGACCACGTGGATGCCGGCGGCCAGCCAGCCGGCATAGCGGTCGGCCACGTCCGCGCTGCCGCTGCAGTCGATGACCAGGGTGTGCGGCAGGCGCGCGGACAGCAGGTGCTCGGTGAAGCGGTCCAGGTCGGCCGGCTCGGCGCTGGCCTCGAACGCGGCCTTCCAGTCGCCCTGCACGCCGCGTGCGTCCAGCAGCATGCGGTTGCGCGACAGCACCGCGCGCAGGCGCAGGTCAAGCTTTGCCCGCGCCAGCAACTGCGGCTGCGCCAGGTGCAGCTGCTCCAGCAGCGCGGCGCCGACGTTGCCCGGGCCGATCACCCCGACCGAGAAGGTCTGCGGCGACAACCAGAATCCGGCATGCGCGGCGCGCAGCGCCTTGGTCGCGTCGCCGGCATCGATGGCCACGGAGATATTGCGCTCCGACGAGCCCTGGGCGATGGCCAGGATATTGACCTGCGCCCGCCCCAGCGCCTCGAACAGGCGCGCGGCCACGCCCGGCTGGCCGGCCATGCCGTCGCCCACCGCGGCCAGCACGCTCACGCCCTCGGTCAGCTGCACCCGCTGCACCTGGCCGGCGGCCAGTTCGTGCGAGAACGCCTGCACCAGCGCATCGCGGGCGCGCGCCGCCTCGGCCTGGCGCACCACGCAGCAGATCGAATGCTCGGACGAGCCCTGCGAGATCATCACCACCGACACATGCGCGTTGCGCAGCGCCGCGAACACGCGCTCGGCGGTGCCCGGCACGCCGATCAGGCCGGTGCCCTCGACGTTCAGCACCGCCAGCTCGGGGCTGAGCGTCAGCCCCTTGATCGGCCCCCTGCCGGCGCTGACCGCGGTGATGCGGGTACCCGGATGCTCGGGGTGGAACGTGTTGCGGATGATGATCGGCAGGCCGCGCTCGATCGCCGGGGACATGGTCTGCGGGTGTACCACCTTGGCGCCGAAATAGGCCAGCTCGCAGGCCTCGTCGTAGCTCAGCGCCTCCAGCTGCACGGCCTCGGGCACCACCCGCGGGTCGGCCGACAGGACGCCGTCCACGTCGGTCCAGATGTGCAGCTCGTCGGCGGCGAACAGCGCGGCGAAGATCGCCCCGGAAAAATCGCTGCCGTTGCGGCCGAGCGTGGTGATGTTGCCCCGGCGGTCGCGGGCGACGAAGCCGGTGACCACCAGCCGCCGCGCCGGGTGCGCGTCGCGCCACAGCGCCAGCTTGGCGGCACTGGCCTTCCAGTCCACGTCGACCCCGAGCTCGCCGTGGTCGACCACCAGCACCTCGCGCGCGTCCAGCACGTCGGCGTCTTCGCCCAGCGCCTGCAGGTGATGGCCGAGCAGGTGCGCCGAGAACACCTCGCCCAGGCCCTGCACGCGGTCCAGCACTTCCCGGGGCAGCTCCCCGATCACCGCCAACGCGGCCAGGATCTCGCGCAGGCGGTTGAAGCGCGCATCCAGCCACTCGATGGTCGGCCCGGCGTTCTCGGCCAGCAGCGACACCGCCGCGGCACGGTGACGGGCGCGCAGCTCATGCCAGCGCTCGTCCCAGCCGGCGTCGGCGGCCGCTGCCGACCGCGCCAGGTCGATCAGTGCGTCGGTCACTCCCTTCATCGCCGACACCACGGCGACCTGCAGGTCCTCGTCGCGCGCCAGCAGCAGCCGCGCCACATGGCGGTAGCGGTCGGCGTCGGCCACCGAGGTGCCGCCGAATTTATGGACCACGCTGCGGACGACGGCGTCGGTGGCGGGAGCGGGAGCGGGGAGCGGAGCGGCAACTGGCGACATCGGATGGACCTCGGCTGGAGGCCCCGACACGCATCAGGATGGGAGCCCCCGCATCCTGATCCGGGTGCGGGGCCGTGGTTTTCGGAAATTACGCGAAGACGACGGGCCGCACCGGGCGAGTGGTGACGGTAATGGTGGTGGTGGTAATGGACAGGCCGCCGCGATCGCCCGGCAGCGCGCCTGCGGGCGGCGGGTCGATGGCGAAGAAGGGCGACGGCATGTGCATGCGACCAAGAGGACACCAGCGATGAATGCGCTGTCAAGTGCTGCGATGCAAAACACCACTTGCAAGGATCGTCGGCGAACACGCATGCATCGGTTGCAAATGTCATCAACGCCGATCATCGGCCATCAGGCCCGCAAGCACCGGCAAAAGCCGCACCCGGACACCGGAGTGACCGCAGCGGCCCTGCCCTGCGACGGGTGCACGGCTGCGCCCGGGTGGCACCTCCGCCGGCACGGCGCCCGCCGGATCTGCGCGGAACGCGCACCTGCGCCCGGGTCGTGGCGCCGTCAGTGCTGTGCCAGCGCCTCGGCCGCGGGCCGGTGCGCGGCCGCGGCCAGCACCACGCCGGCCAGGAGGCAGCCGGCGGCCAGCAGCTCCAGCGGCAACGGCCAGCGCTGCTGCCAGAGAAAGCCGTAAAGCAGGCCGAACAGCGTCTCGAACACGATCATCTGCCCGCCCAGGCTGAGCGGCAGCGCACGACTGGCGCGGTTCCAGCAGGCATTGCCAAGGATCGAGGCCAGCACCGCCACCGCCGCGGCAACCAGCCAGAACAGGCCCCACTCGGCGGCCGGACGGCCCTGCCCGCCCCGGCGAATGCCAGCGGCGCCACCAGCAGGGCCAACGCGCCGGTGGCCACCCCGGTCAACAACGACCAGTCATGCCCGGACACCTCCGGGCAGCGTGCTAGCCAGCGCGCATTGCCGACCGAATACACCGTCCACGACAGCAGCGCGCCCACCGCGCACAGCAGGCCGACCAGGCGCCGCCCGGTACTGGCATGCACGTGCGAGGACGCCATCGCTGCCCAGCCCATCAGCACCACCCCGGCCACGCACAGCGCCAGCGCCGGGGCCAGCTTCGACAGTGGCACCGCGCCCGGTTCGCGCGCGGCGGTGACCGCCACCAGCACCGGCACCATGCCCACGATCAGCGATGCCGCCGCGCCACCGCTCCACTGCACCGAAACCGACAGCAGCACGTAATACAGCAGGTTGCCCAGCAGGCTGAGCCAGGCCAGCGCGGTCCATTCGGTACGCCCGATGCGCGAACGCAGGGCCGGCCAGCGCGGCACCAGCAACAGCAGCGCCAGGGCGCCGTAGACCAGGTAGCGCGCGGCCGCGAGCTGCAGCGGCGCGAACCCGGACAGCACCGCCGGGGCCAGGAACACCACGCCCCACAGCGCCCCGGAAGCCACGCCGTTGGCGATCCCGACACTCATCGAACGATTCACGCCTGCCGCACCCTTGCCCTGGAGAACGGCGCGCAGTGTAGGCACCGCGGCGGGCCGCGTCTTGACCCGGACTACTGCCGGGCCCGCCATTGCCGTGGGGTGCGCCCGCTCTCGCGACGCAGCGCACGGGTGAACGCACTGTGCTCCGAGTAACCGGCGCGCTGGGCGATGTCGCTGATGCTGGCGTCGCTGCACAGCAGTTGCCGCCTGGCCCAGCGCAGCCGCGCGGCGCTGACCCAGGCCAGCGGCGGCAGCCCGAACTCGCGCACGAACAGCGCGTGCAGGCGGCTGCAACCGACCCCGGCCAGGGCCGCCATGCGCGCCACCGACCAGTCCAGCCCCGGCGCGGCCACCACCGCGCCGCACACGCCCTGCAGCCGCGCGCCACTGCCGGCCGGGGCGAAATGCCGCAGCAGGTGCGGCAGCGGGTCGCCCAGGGCGCGGCTGCCAGGCAATCCCTGCAGGCGCTGACGCATGGCCGCCGGCAGCGCCAGCCAGGGGCGGCGGTACAGGTGTTCGAGCGTGTCGTCGTCGAGCACCCCGGGGGCGCAATCGACGACCAGGCAGCAGTTGTCGCCGAGCACGTCCAGGTCGTGGGCCTGCCCGGGCGCGACGAAGGCGCCCAGCAAACGGTCCAGGTGGCCACCGGCGCCTCCTACTTCGAACGGCAGCTCGCCGCGCACCGGCAACACCCACTGCGCATGGTCGTGGCATTCCAGCCCGGTGGGCCGGAGATAGCGACGCAGGTGGGGGGTGCTGGCGCTGGCGGACATGCGGGCGGTCTGCGCAGGGAGCGCCGCGGGCATCGCGCGGCAGGCGGATCAATGGCGGCCCCGACACGATTCGAACGTGCGACCTGTCCCTTAGGAGGGGACCGCTCTATCCAGCTGAGCTACGGGGCCTGCGGACGCGTATTGTGGCATGCCGCCCCCGCATCCGGCATCCACCCGGGCCAAGAAGCGTGCGCGGCTCTGCTAAAATCGCCGTTCTGCACGCCGCACCCCACCGTCGCCAGCGGCTGCGCCCCCAACGCAAAGCAATCAGGAGATTTCATGTCCTTCGAAATGCTCAAGGCGCTCGGCCTCGAGGCTTCCAACGCTGGCACCTACCTGGGCAATGGCCAGTGGTCAGCGGCCACCGGCGCGGGCGTGCTCTCGCCGCGCAACCCGACCACCGGTGAAGTCATCGCCCAGGTGCAGGCCACCACCGAAGCCGATTACGAGACCGTGATCGCCCGCGCGCAGGAAGCCTTCAAGGCGTGGCGCACCACCCCGGCCCCGCGCCGTGGCGAGGCCGTGCGCCTGTGCGGCGAGGCACTGCGCAGGCACAAGGACGCGCTGGGTTCGCTGGTCGCCCTGGAAATGGGCAAGTCCAAGCCGGAGGGCGACGGCGAAGTGCAGGAGATGATCGACATCGCCGACTTCGCGCTGGGCCAGAGCCGCATGCTGTACGGCTACACCATGCACTCCGAGCGCCCGGGCCACCGCATGTACGAGCAGTACCACCCGCTGGGCCTGGTCGGCATCATCTCGGCGTTCAATTTCCCGGTCGCGGTGTGGGCCTGGAACGCGTTCCTGGCCGCGATCTGCGGCGACGTCTGCATCTGGAAGCCGTCCAACAAGACCCCGCTGACCGCCATCGCCACGATGAGGATCTGCAACGAGGCGCTCAAGGAAGGCGGCTTCCCGGACATCTTCTTCCTGATCAACGATGCCGGCACCGCGCTGTCGGAGAAGCTGGTGGACGACAAGCGCGTGCCGCTGATCTCCTTCACCGGTTCCACCCAGATCGGGCGCATCGTCAATGAGCGCGTCGCCCATCGCCTGGGCCGCTGCCTGCTGGAACTGGGCGGCAACAACGCCATCATCCTGGACGAGACCGCCGACCTGAAGCTGGCCGTGCCGGGCATCGTGTTCGGCGCCGTCGGCACCGCCGGCCAGCGCTGCACCACCACCCGCCGCCTGATCGTGCACGAATCGATCTACGACAACGTGCTGGCCACCCTGGTCAAGGCGTACAAGCAGGTGGAAGGCAAGATCGGCGACCCGACCGACCCGGCCAACCTGATGGGCCCGCTGAACAGCCCCGAGGCCGTGCAGCAGTTCCTGGCCTCGATCGAGAAGGCCAAGGCCGCCGGCGGCACCGTGGAGACCGGCGGCACCGCCATCGACCGTCCGGGCAACTTCGTGCTGCCGGCGATCGTCACCGGCCTGAAGAACAGCGACCAGATCGTCCAGCACGAGACCTTCGCGCCGATCCTGTACGTGATGAAGTACACGACCCTGGACGAGGCCATCGACATGCAGAACGGCGTGCCGCAGGGCCTGTCCTCGTCGATCTTCACCACCAACCTGAAGTCGGCCGAGAAGTTCCTGTCCGCGGCCGGCAGCGACTGCGGCATCGCCAACGTCAACATCGGCACCTCCGGCGCCGAGATCGGTGGCGCGTTCGGCGGCGAGAAGGAAACCGGTGGTGGCCGCGAGTCCGGTTCGGACGCGTGGAAGGTC
Protein-coding regions in this window:
- a CDS encoding Crp/Fnr family transcriptional regulator, which produces MTRSVPGSEPNSVPTPVSDGSGARECLHCSVRHLSVCSALSCDEVRALEQITTSMPVPMGATLARSGEPRAHVFTVTEGALRLVRTLADGRRQVNGFVLPGDYVGLSGSDHHRYDIEAIADSRVCRVPTTQMRDLRQRYPHLERKLLQRACQELDAAQDNALALARLQPPERLADFLLRLAAREAALGQVGNRVALPMGRGDIADHLGLTMETVSRTFTKLRQQGLIALPQLNVVEILDFTGLQTLANDDLG
- a CDS encoding threonine synthase; protein product: MHFISTRNNAPAATLSQAIAAGLAPDGGLYVPQQMPAPRTLQAGASLADTASTLLQPFFAGDGLEPELPRICAEAFDFPAPLRRLATRNDHVLELFHGPTAAFKDFGARFLAASLSRLRAGHERPLTIVVATSGDTGAAVAAAFHGQPGLEVVVLYPDGRVSPRQAHQLGCLGGNIRALRVAGAFDDCQAMVKQALNDPELQARVPLSSANSISLGRLLPQMAYYAHAALAHQAAQNTLLNVVVPTGNLGNAMAAVMARALGVPLGRIVLATNANRVLPDYFAGAAYQARTSVATLANAMDVGAPSNFERLRWLHAGDDAVLRAQFVARAVDDDAIADTIATRHQRHGEVLCPHTATAVRVLEQLRASGEAAAHEHWAVVATAHPAKFEAVVEPLIGREVAVPPALAELLRRPAQAEPCAPEYAALRDALLR
- a CDS encoding homoserine kinase; translated protein: MQSAAGRDEARAFAPASVANVAVGFDLLGYAVAGVGDTVTVRRIDAPEVRIAAIRGTAVDLPRQAAANTAGAALIALRQALALPFGFEIEIDKGIPLSSGMGGSAASCVAALVAANALLDAPLGRDQLYLHALDGEAVASGSRHGDNLGPMFLGGLVLSTLERLVPVPVPPNWHSLLVHPDAQLETRRARAALQGSYALGEFVAQSTNLALVLAGCHAGDAGLVRAGLRDVLVEPRRAPLIAGFAAAQQAALAAGAMGASISGAGPSVFAWFETAEAAQAAAAEVRAAFAAAGFDSQSWVTPLDSPGARLL
- a CDS encoding AraC family transcriptional regulator, encoding MSASASTPHLRRYLRPTGLECHDHAQWVLPVRGELPFEVGGAGGHLDRLLGAFVAPGQAHDLDVLGDNCCLVVDCAPGVLDDDTLEHLYRRPWLALPAAMRQRLQGLPGSRALGDPLPHLLRHFAPAGSGARLQGVCGAVVAAPGLDWSVARMAALAGVGCSRLHALFVREFGLPPLAWVSAARLRWARRQLLCSDASISDIAQRAGYSEHSAFTRALRRESGRTPRQWRARQ
- a CDS encoding aldehyde dehydrogenase family protein; this translates as MSFEMLKALGLEASNAGTYLGNGQWSAATGAGVLSPRNPTTGEVIAQVQATTEADYETVIARAQEAFKAWRTTPAPRRGEAVRLCGEALRRHKDALGSLVALEMGKSKPEGDGEVQEMIDIADFALGQSRMLYGYTMHSERPGHRMYEQYHPLGLVGIISAFNFPVAVWAWNAFLAAICGDVCIWKPSNKTPLTAIATMRICNEALKEGGFPDIFFLINDAGTALSEKLVDDKRVPLISFTGSTQIGRIVNERVAHRLGRCLLELGGNNAIILDETADLKLAVPGIVFGAVGTAGQRCTTTRRLIVHESIYDNVLATLVKAYKQVEGKIGDPTDPANLMGPLNSPEAVQQFLASIEKAKAAGGTVETGGTAIDRPGNFVLPAIVTGLKNSDQIVQHETFAPILYVMKYTTLDEAIDMQNGVPQGLSSSIFTTNLKSAEKFLSAAGSDCGIANVNIGTSGAEIGGAFGGEKETGGGRESGSDAWKVYMRRQTNTINYSDSLPLAQGIKFDL